A single Fibrobacter sp. DNA region contains:
- a CDS encoding radical SAM protein has translation MRIMPLQNYLPTLKGILYNSIIREPVYPFYASFKLTSRCHFGCPFCNVKKDPVKDLSTEEVKAILKNLSCSPVLMVSFEGGEPLLREDIGELLRFARSCRFYLLFTTSVKNLTSYPLDEYAKYIDFLHVSIDEGHDNLEMFKLLPELSRLPLQVSVQTVVTRDTVESLDEKVRLCHEQGANIVVIPAAHMDKTENYFPDLDLLEKKLLYLRKIYPATIHTPQGYFSAYRKQKCSTASVIISPDGFLYYPCHILGKKGPDLKTVDLCEWLRSEEAKQARQVMRECERNCGWYQYYSIDSYTSVSSVIDALRPVLSKKRTTD, from the coding sequence ATGAGAATAATGCCTCTTCAGAATTATCTGCCGACTCTCAAAGGGATCCTATACAATTCCATAATACGGGAACCGGTTTATCCTTTTTACGCATCTTTCAAGCTGACATCACGCTGTCATTTCGGCTGTCCATTCTGCAACGTAAAAAAAGATCCTGTGAAGGATCTCTCCACTGAGGAGGTCAAGGCTATCCTCAAAAACCTCTCCTGTTCACCGGTACTGATGGTAAGCTTTGAGGGTGGTGAGCCTTTGCTTCGGGAAGATATCGGGGAGCTGCTCCGGTTTGCCCGAAGCTGCAGGTTTTATCTCCTGTTTACTACAAGTGTAAAAAATCTCACATCGTATCCTCTGGATGAGTATGCAAAGTATATAGATTTCCTTCATGTCTCGATCGATGAGGGGCACGACAACCTGGAAATGTTCAAACTTCTGCCTGAACTCTCCAGGCTTCCCCTCCAGGTATCGGTACAGACAGTTGTAACCAGAGATACAGTGGAGTCACTGGATGAAAAAGTGAGACTCTGTCATGAGCAGGGTGCAAACATAGTAGTAATCCCTGCGGCACACATGGATAAAACAGAAAACTACTTTCCTGATCTTGATCTGCTGGAAAAAAAGCTGCTTTATCTAAGAAAGATCTATCCTGCCACGATTCATACACCTCAAGGCTATTTCAGCGCTTACAGAAAGCAAAAATGCTCTACAGCATCAGTAATAATTTCACCTGACGGATTCCTGTATTATCCCTGCCATATCCTCGGCAAAAAAGGACCGGACCTGAAAACTGTGGATCTCTGCGAATGGCTTCGTTCAGAGGAGGCAAAGCAGGCAAGACAGGTGATGCGTGAGTGCGAAAGAAATTGCGGATGGTATCAGTACTACTCAATTGACTCTTACACTTCGGTGTCGTCGGTTATCGATGCGCTGCGGCCAGTGCTGTCCAAAAAGAGGACCACTGATTAA
- a CDS encoding MerR family transcriptional regulator — protein sequence MVNIKKAYYSISEVCSLTGLEPHVLRYWESEFSQLRPKKNRAGNRAYRQKDIDLVNYIKFLLYEEKFTIPGAKKKLSEIKEIPETGQMKPDLQLALDIPEEKPSQPSSQNAAENQKEYIDEIRKELTGILSILKE from the coding sequence ATGGTCAATATCAAAAAGGCATACTATTCAATCAGTGAAGTCTGCAGTCTGACCGGCCTCGAACCGCATGTTCTGCGGTACTGGGAGAGTGAGTTTTCCCAATTGCGTCCAAAAAAGAATCGCGCGGGTAACAGAGCGTACAGGCAGAAAGATATAGATTTAGTAAACTATATCAAATTTCTGCTTTACGAAGAAAAATTTACCATCCCCGGAGCCAAGAAAAAGCTCTCTGAGATAAAGGAAATTCCCGAGACCGGGCAGATGAAACCCGATCTTCAACTGGCTCTGGATATTCCTGAGGAAAAACCATCCCAGCCCTCCTCTCAAAATGCGGCTGAAAACCAGAAAGAGTATATCGATGAAATCAGAAAAGAACTCACCGGCATTCTCTCCATTTTGAAGGAATAA
- a CDS encoding NAD(P)-dependent glycerol-3-phosphate dehydrogenase, protein MKIGILGAGSWAIALSVLLHRRGHQIVMWEFNPSDAEMLRDKREHSVKLPGIHIPESIDIVNDIRPAIQLSDYMVCAVPSQTMRSTMKCVSKSVEKACVNMIQGWVVVSKGIENDTLKLMTDVIMDEIPGLSTDKLAALSGPSHAEEVSRDIPTTVVAASDNLKLAEIIQEAFSTEVFRIYTNSDMRGVELAGSVKNVIALAAGICDGLGLGDNTKGALLTRGIAEMMRLGEKMGAQSSTFSGLAGIGDLITTCISKHSRNRKMGELIASGLNLQQALDNMTMVAEGVQTTKSVYDLSRKLDIEMPITQEVYKTLFENKSARLAVRDLMLRESKPEWW, encoded by the coding sequence GTGAAAATAGGCATTCTTGGTGCGGGGAGCTGGGCTATCGCCTTGTCGGTTCTCCTGCATAGACGTGGTCATCAGATTGTGATGTGGGAGTTCAATCCCTCTGATGCTGAAATGCTCAGAGATAAAAGAGAGCATTCTGTGAAGCTTCCTGGAATACATATTCCGGAATCTATTGATATTGTAAACGATATCCGGCCGGCGATCCAGCTTTCGGATTATATGGTTTGTGCGGTTCCGTCACAGACTATGCGTTCAACGATGAAGTGTGTATCAAAATCGGTTGAAAAAGCTTGTGTTAATATGATACAGGGATGGGTTGTGGTGTCCAAGGGGATAGAAAATGACACTCTGAAGCTTATGACAGATGTAATAATGGATGAAATCCCCGGGTTGTCAACTGATAAGCTGGCAGCGCTCTCCGGACCTTCTCATGCTGAAGAGGTCTCAAGAGATATTCCCACCACTGTGGTGGCTGCATCTGACAATTTGAAACTTGCTGAAATCATCCAGGAAGCCTTTTCAACAGAGGTTTTTCGTATCTACACAAATTCCGATATGCGGGGAGTGGAACTGGCTGGAAGTGTGAAGAATGTAATCGCTCTGGCAGCAGGAATCTGTGATGGACTCGGGCTCGGGGACAATACAAAGGGTGCGCTTCTGACAAGAGGTATAGCGGAGATGATGAGGCTGGGGGAAAAGATGGGAGCACAGAGTTCTACCTTTTCCGGACTGGCAGGTATCGGAGATCTGATAACGACTTGTATAAGTAAACACAGCCGGAACAGAAAAATGGGTGAGCTTATAGCATCCGGTCTCAATCTCCAGCAGGCTCTTGACAATATGACCATGGTCGCCGAAGGAGTTCAGACTACAAAATCTGTGTATGATCTGTCCAGAAAACTCGATATTGAGATGCCAATTACTCAGGAAGTATACAAGACACTTTTCGAGAATAAAAGTGCCAGGCTTGCAGTGCGGGATCTGATGCTGCGGGAATCCAAGCCTGAATGGTGGTAA
- the der gene encoding ribosome biogenesis GTPase Der, giving the protein MGNKKPVVSVIGRPNVGKSSLFNRIIGKRVAVVDDVAGVTRDRHYFTANWNGHEFILIDTGGMLPSSREKMAEAIHEQVHIAVKESDLVLFLIDAKSGITDLDMLIAKQLRKAASEKTILVVNKADSRKVEYEINTYRALGIDSIYPVSALHGLGVADLLDVVIERISGSLVPPEQSLEPVLKLAIVGRPNAGKSSLVNKLLGKNRMIVHHEPGTTRDAIDTEMLYKDKRIVLIDTAGLRKRSHVREDMEYYSNLRAIQSIERCDICVLVVDVKNKIGVQDLRIVKKIQEMRKGMLLAWNKWDTVEKDHKTFDQLVAATREEFMELRYIPMVSISALTGQRVTAVIDTALEIKERLKTRVPSAEFENRVFSWVRSHPHPAIPENPVRFLGAKQVDAPYPLFKFFVTNPKQISPAYIRYLSNKIYETYNFEGCPLILEFRPIAKAKHRGSAGQTETREEV; this is encoded by the coding sequence TTGGGGAATAAAAAACCGGTTGTATCGGTTATCGGCAGGCCAAATGTGGGCAAATCGAGCCTGTTTAACAGAATAATCGGGAAGAGAGTTGCAGTTGTTGATGATGTTGCCGGTGTCACACGGGATCGGCACTATTTCACAGCCAACTGGAACGGACACGAGTTCATTCTCATCGATACCGGAGGAATGCTGCCGAGCAGCCGTGAAAAGATGGCGGAAGCGATTCACGAGCAGGTGCATATTGCTGTAAAGGAATCGGATCTGGTCCTGTTTCTGATTGATGCTAAAAGCGGCATTACCGACCTTGACATGCTGATTGCGAAGCAGTTAAGGAAGGCTGCGTCTGAAAAGACTATCCTTGTTGTAAACAAAGCGGATTCCAGGAAGGTCGAATATGAGATTAACACCTACCGTGCTCTTGGCATAGACAGCATCTACCCGGTTTCCGCGCTTCACGGCCTGGGTGTAGCGGATCTTCTTGATGTTGTAATCGAACGCATAAGCGGATCCCTTGTTCCTCCTGAGCAATCCCTGGAGCCTGTGTTGAAACTGGCCATAGTGGGACGTCCCAATGCCGGAAAATCATCACTGGTAAACAAGCTTCTTGGAAAAAACAGAATGATAGTGCATCATGAACCAGGAACAACCAGGGATGCAATTGACACCGAGATGCTTTACAAAGACAAGAGAATCGTGCTGATAGATACTGCGGGGCTGCGCAAGCGCTCTCATGTCAGGGAGGACATGGAATACTATTCCAATCTCAGGGCAATTCAGAGTATCGAACGTTGTGACATCTGTGTTCTTGTCGTGGATGTAAAAAACAAGATCGGCGTACAGGATCTTCGGATTGTCAAAAAGATCCAGGAGATGCGTAAAGGGATGCTTCTGGCCTGGAACAAATGGGATACTGTGGAGAAGGACCATAAGACTTTTGATCAACTGGTCGCAGCCACACGCGAAGAGTTTATGGAACTGCGTTACATACCTATGGTTTCTATCTCGGCTCTTACTGGTCAGAGAGTTACAGCAGTAATCGACACTGCTTTGGAGATAAAAGAGCGGCTTAAAACCAGGGTTCCATCTGCAGAATTCGAGAATAGAGTTTTCAGTTGGGTCAGATCCCACCCTCATCCTGCAATTCCCGAAAATCCGGTAAGATTTCTCGGTGCAAAGCAGGTAGATGCGCCTTATCCACTCTTTAAATTTTTTGTCACCAATCCAAAGCAGATTTCTCCGGCATATATCCGTTATTTGTCCAACAAGATCTACGAAACATATAATTTTGAAGGTTGCCCCTTGATACTGGAGTTCCGTCCCATAGCCAAGGCGAAACATCGGGGCAGTGCAGGGCAGACCGAAACCCGGGAGGAAGTGTGA